Sequence from the Littorina saxatilis isolate snail1 unplaced genomic scaffold, US_GU_Lsax_2.0 scaffold_942, whole genome shotgun sequence genome:
TCGCAAGCAACTTCGTGTACATGTGCCATTCAGGATATATCCAAAAGGAGCTTCCCCTTCTGCTGCGTGATCACTGTTCACTGTTGCTTTTCACTATCTCAAAACTAAAACAGCTAGTCGCTCAAACAAATTATTGCGTGTTTATAATGTTCTGGTACGGGTGGTTTGGCTTTTCGTTGCAAGCAGTTGGTGTTCCACAGAACATAGTGGTCCCTGAATACACCACGGCCTCCAACGAAGACGACGAGTCTGAAGCAGGCCTCTTGGTCACAGTGGCGGATGGTTCATCAACATCGGATTCGACAGGATGCAGGTAGTCTTCGGGCAGGGAGCTGTCAGACGAAGGACAGGCGATGTGATGCAGGCAGTCTGACATGCTGCTGTCTGACACTGAGGAGGAGCTGGTCGATGCTTGGTTGTCAGCGGAAGGAGCTGAAATTGTCAGTGTCAGCAATGAGTATGTTATTTCCCCTGGCCTACCAAACCGTGGTGCACTGTTAAGctaaaacaacaagaaacagaACAGCGGAAAGACAGCGGTAACATCATACAGTTTTCACTAACAAAAAAAGTACTCCGTAGCAACAACATCGTAAACAACAGTATCAGTAAGGTACACACTATGACATACTAAAACGTTATTCATATTTCCATCCCATAGTTTCCACTGCTAACGATAAGCCAGTGACACAGTCTATAATAGTGTGTctcctcaaacacacacacactccccccaaacaacaacacacacacaaaaatgagtaAAGGCGCAATGATTAATTATGATGAAGAGGAAGTGCACCAAGATGATAAGTCAGATGTAACCAATAAAATGCACGAAAGCACCGAACGTACCTGTGACAACCTCCTCAGGAATCTCCGAATAGTCATGCCCCAGTACGCTGACAAAAGATTCTCTGTCAGACTCACCAACAGACGAGACACGAAACCTCACGCCGTTACCTGCTGCACGTCTCACGTTGTGAGGAGCTGGGGCTGGGAGAAGGTTTACTATTGCACCTGGAAGGACACATACAGATAATTATCAACGTCTTGATACGTTAAATTCATGCTAGTTTATTTAAAGAAGCACATATGACCAACTGTACATAATAACTTCCGTCTCGCTTTTTTCTGAGTAACCCAAACCCTAAAAACAATGGGGAAAGTAGTAATTCGTCTCAAAACAGTAGTGTTTGACTCCTTGTAGGATATTCATTGTCATTAGGCAGTCTGAACAGTTTTGCCTGAAGCGCGACTGATCGCCCAGATGAATCAGCACAGGTATATATGTGCGTTTGTGTTAGTGGTGGGGGGGAGTCGTGGGGGTGCACTCTCCCTGTGATGTATTTGTTTACATAACATTATGCTATTATTCCCCGCAATAGCTAACAGTTGTGCACTTGACTGATTATGCTGATTAGAATGAACCTGTATACAGCAAATCCGGCGCCTTTCGTTACAATACATTAGatacgccccccctcccccctcccccctagcAATCATAGCTTACCTCGTCTGTAAAGTCGTCCCAGAAAGACGGCCATTATCAGAAGACATAACACAATGAATCCAACCGCTCCCAGCACCAACAGCAACACTGGTTGTGTGATGCCAAGGTTCTCCTTGTCAGGTGTGTCTTTGTGCTCGGTCTGGTCTCTTGCTGTCATATCTGAACACAGttacacaccacaaacacaacCAAAAATCATGTTAGTTTTTCCCCGTCCTATTTTGATagttattttttgtttaaacagtattttacatagagagagagatagagatagagagaggtaTATAGATAGGTatatagagacagagaaagaaagataaagagagataaaagagagacagagagactgagagagagaaagagatagagagagactgagagactgagagagagagagagagagagagagagagagagagagagagagagagaagtgagaaagggagataattagagaaagagagtaacgggccagacagccagacagacggagaggCAGATTGGCAGAACTGTGATTGTTGGTCAACTTTATTCACCCACCTTCTTGCAAAGAAACGTCAGGCCGTGTCTCCACCTCCGTTGACAGAACACTTGGACCTGAATATGTCTCTGCAAAAGAAAAAGGCCAAGGCTGATTTGTTCATTTCttgaacaataacaataacaatgacaataacaacaacaagactGTACTATTTCCCCATCTGCTTCTTTACATCTGTAAGCTGcaagggctagttattttttcGGTAACTACAcggcaaccaaacaaataactatcgccagcaacaacaagaatcctcgatagctcacggGTTGCGCAGCTAAACAATTAACAATAGCCAGCAACAACaagaatcctcgatagctcacggGTTGCGCATCTAAACAATTAACAATGTTTTCATGGTAAATAATATTTTCTTAACCTAACAATTCATCGTTTGCTTATTGTCATActaaaaataaatccaaaaacaaagagactgtcaACGTTCCacaattcagaatcaaaaaccaagaaaggtaggttgttggaacgtttgttattgacaaaacaatacattcactatgtatgtcaataacaaacgttccaacaacctacctttatTGTGTATTGTCATACTGTTCATCC
This genomic interval carries:
- the LOC138954471 gene encoding uncharacterized protein; this translates as MTARDQTEHKDTPDKENLGITQPVLLLVLGAVGFIVLCLLIMAVFLGRLYRRGAIVNLLPAPAPHNVRRAAGNGVRFRVSSVGESDRESFVSVLGHDYSEIPEEVVTAPSADNQASTSSSSVSDSSMSDCLHHIACPSSDSSLPEDYLHPVESDVDEPSATVTKRPASDSSSSLEAVVYSGTTMFCGTPTACNEKPNHPYQNIINTQ